Proteins encoded in a region of the Alphaproteobacteria bacterium genome:
- a CDS encoding GDP-mannose 4,6-dehydratase codes for MAERILITGVTGFVGSHLADLVLAKGSAFELYATRRWHLSRPDHVKHIEDRINWVDCDLTDPIGVRDMMEKVAPERIFHCAAESFVSPSWSHPHRYMTVNYDATVNLLDALKYFKSDAKIHLPGSGEEYGDIKEEELPITEETVLRPVNPYAVSKVAQDLISYVYFRSYGVNTIRTRAFNHEGPRRQYVFGIPWYAYQVARIEAGLQAPVVKVGHIDDRRNFTHVQDMVEAYWTATEKCVPGELYLIGSEGEDRVFTFRQALETLIGMSSTKAIRYETDAQYVRPTQVPRLIADTSKFRKATGWEPKLSFAKILSDTLNYWRWRVAQDVAPLELAS; via the coding sequence ATGGCAGAACGCATCTTGATTACAGGAGTCACGGGATTTGTCGGCTCGCACCTGGCCGACTTGGTCCTCGCTAAGGGGTCGGCGTTCGAACTCTATGCGACGCGGCGCTGGCATTTGTCGCGCCCCGACCACGTCAAACACATCGAGGACCGGATAAATTGGGTCGACTGCGACCTTACCGATCCAATCGGCGTTCGCGATATGATGGAAAAGGTTGCCCCCGAACGCATCTTTCACTGCGCCGCGGAAAGTTTCGTATCGCCCTCGTGGTCGCATCCCCACCGCTACATGACCGTCAACTATGACGCGACCGTGAACCTGTTGGATGCGCTCAAGTATTTCAAATCTGACGCCAAGATTCATTTGCCGGGGTCCGGCGAGGAATACGGCGACATCAAGGAAGAAGAGTTGCCGATCACCGAAGAGACGGTGTTGCGGCCGGTCAATCCCTATGCCGTGAGCAAGGTCGCTCAAGATTTGATCTCATACGTCTATTTCCGTTCCTACGGCGTCAACACCATTCGAACCCGCGCCTTCAATCACGAAGGGCCGCGCCGCCAATATGTTTTCGGCATTCCATGGTATGCCTACCAAGTCGCGCGAATCGAAGCCGGACTCCAGGCACCGGTCGTCAAAGTCGGCCACATCGACGATCGCCGCAACTTCACCCACGTCCAGGACATGGTGGAAGCCTACTGGACGGCAACAGAGAAGTGCGTGCCGGGCGAACTCTATCTGATCGGTTCGGAGGGCGAGGACCGTGTCTTCACGTTCCGTCAGGCGCTTGAAACCTTGATCGGCATGTCCTCGACAAAGGCTATTCGCTACGAAACCGACGCGCAGTACGTCCGACCGACCCAAGTACCCCGGTTGATTGCCGACACCTCGAAATTCCGTAAAGCCACCGGGTGGGAGCCCAAACTGTCCTTCGCCAAAATTTTGTCCGACACCCTCAATTATTGGCGGTGGCGGGTGGCCCAGGATGTTGCGCCGCTGGAGTTGGCATCTTGA
- a CDS encoding HAD-IIIA family hydrolase, whose protein sequence is MSPSTHPIRQAVILAGGLGTRLRPLTAERPKPMIQINGRPFLDYLLDLLREQGITRVLVLLGYRADDVIAHYRAHPAPGLDVQFEISPVEDETGQRLKRAEHLLDDTFLLLYCDNYWPLDLGKAWAARQAAGKPLQITVYRNRDGRSRDNVSIDERGIVIAYDKSRTTPGLLGVDIGFALVDRSIVAALPEDNVSFEAYAYPRAVAAGDLSAFATEHRYYSIGGLDRLEETARFLERRPTVLLDRDGVLNRKMNRAQYVCDWSQWQWMPGALEALARLRDNGYRMIVATNQPGIARGHLSTAGLDSIHAHMRADVRAAGGDIAAIYHCPHGWDEGCDCRKPAPGMLFQAQKDFALDLSRHTFIGDDDRDRMAADAAGCSFIQVSDDRPLARAVDELLNRDA, encoded by the coding sequence ATTAGGCAGGCGGTTATTCTGGCGGGGGGCCTAGGCACCAGGTTGCGTCCGCTGACAGCCGAACGCCCTAAACCGATGATCCAGATCAACGGACGTCCGTTTCTCGATTACCTTCTAGATCTATTGCGCGAGCAAGGGATCACCCGCGTTCTGGTCCTGCTGGGATACCGCGCAGACGACGTGATAGCTCATTACCGAGCACACCCCGCTCCCGGCCTCGACGTGCAATTCGAAATTTCTCCGGTGGAGGACGAAACCGGCCAGCGACTGAAGCGCGCCGAGCACCTTCTGGACGATACCTTTCTACTTCTATATTGCGATAATTATTGGCCGCTCGATCTCGGCAAGGCGTGGGCTGCCCGGCAAGCCGCGGGCAAACCGCTTCAAATTACGGTATATCGCAATCGCGACGGGCGCTCCCGCGACAACGTATCGATCGACGAACGCGGCATTGTCATTGCCTATGACAAGAGCCGTACGACACCGGGACTCCTCGGCGTCGATATCGGATTTGCTCTGGTAGATCGTTCGATCGTAGCGGCCCTGCCCGAGGACAACGTGTCCTTTGAAGCTTACGCCTATCCCCGTGCCGTAGCCGCCGGCGATCTCTCCGCCTTTGCAACGGAACATCGCTACTATTCCATCGGCGGCCTAGATCGCCTGGAAGAAACGGCTCGTTTCCTTGAACGCAGGCCCACGGTTCTCTTGGACCGCGACGGCGTTCTGAACCGGAAAATGAATCGCGCGCAATACGTTTGCGACTGGTCGCAGTGGCAATGGATGCCGGGCGCACTCGAAGCGCTGGCCAGGCTGCGGGACAACGGCTATCGCATGATCGTCGCGACCAACCAGCCGGGGATTGCGCGTGGCCATCTATCGACCGCAGGTTTGGACTCGATTCATGCCCACATGCGCGCGGATGTCCGTGCCGCCGGCGGCGACATCGCCGCAATCTATCACTGCCCGCACGGGTGGGACGAAGGCTGCGACTGCCGCAAACCCGCACCAGGCATGCTTTTCCAAGCGCAAAAGGACTTCGCGCTTGACCTGAGCCGGCACACCTTCATTGGCGACGACGACCGCGACCGAATGGCCGCCGACGCCGCCGGCTGTTCATTTATCCAGGTTTCAGACGACCGTCCGCTCGCGCGGGCGGTCGACGAACTACTCAACCGCGACGCATAG